In the genome of Candoia aspera isolate rCanAsp1 chromosome 1, rCanAsp1.hap2, whole genome shotgun sequence, one region contains:
- the KLHL23 gene encoding kelch-like protein 23, protein MALTEQGEYTYTYKDLSHPIEFLDAFRMFYLEGLFTDITLQCAPGVLFHCHKAVLAACSNYFKAMFTSDMKEKSKDQIHLSLFSPTILESLVTYTYTSEIQITKQNVQSLLQAADHLQFTSVKKACEQFLIRHLDLDNCLGMHSFAEYHVCTELEKESRRILLSRFEEVWRREEFPEISNKKLQFILSRKNPDIWKEEAMVEPIVKWIAYDVDSRIEYIYDLLRCLETDVDEMYLKSALSLYKKCQLKENKIRSLIRSVLGPKPRAITTRSTTIMYVIGGYYWHPLSEVHIWDPVTNVWVQGRDMPDHTRESYAVTSLGPNIYVTGGYRTDNIEALDLMWIYNCEADEWTEGCPMLHAKYYHCAVTLSGCIYTLGGYRKGAPAEEAEFYDPLKKKWIPIANMIKGVGNATACVLNEIIYVTGGHYGYRGSCTYDKIQKYHSDINEWSIITTSPYPEYGLCSTALENKLYLVGGQTTITDCYDPEQNVWTQKADMIEGRMEGSAVIMNGCIHVTGGYSSSKGSYLQNIEKYDPESNKWEIVGNLPSAMRSHGCVCVYTVCGKENTVSVTGTRRR, encoded by the exons ATGGCACTGACTGAGCAGGGGGAATATACCTATACATACAAAGACCTCTCTCATCCTATAGAGTTTTTGGATGCATTCAGGATGTTCTATCTTGAAGGGTTATTCACTGATATTACCCTTCAGTGTGCACCAGGTGTGCTATTCCATTGCCATAAAGCTGTACTAGCTGCTTGTAGCAACTATTTCAAAGCCATGTTTACCTCTGACATGAAAGAAAAGTCAAAGGATCAGATTCATCTTTCTTTGTTCAGTCCTACAATATTAGAATCCCTGGTGACGTACACATACACATCAGAGATCCAGATAACTAAGCAAAATGTTCAAAGCCTCCTTCAAGCTGCGGATCATCTTCAGTTTACTTCTGTCAAAAAAGCCTGTGAGCAGTTTCTAATCAGGCATTTAGACCTTGACAACTGTTTAGGGATGCACTCTTTTGCAGAATACCATGTTTGTACAGAGCTAGAGAAGGAATCCAGAAGGATATTGTTGTCCAGATTTGAAGAAGTGTGGAGACGGGAAGAATTTCCAGAGATTAGCAACAAGAAACTCCAGTTTATTCTCTCCAGAAAGAATCCTGATATATGGAAAGAAGAGGCAATGGTGGAGCCCATTGTCAAGTGGATTGCCTATGATGTGGACAGCAGGATTGAGTACATTTATGATCTGTTGAGGTGTCTTGAAACTGATGTAGATGAAATGTACTTGAAATCAGCTCTCAGCTTGTACAAGAAATGCCAGTTAAAGGAAAATAAGATCAGATCTCTAATACGCAGTGTGTTGGGTCCCAAGCCAAGAGCAATCACAACAAGATCTACCACTATTATGTATGTGATCGGAGGCTATTACTGGCACCCTTTGTCTGAGGTGCATATATGGGATCCAGTAACCAATGTCTGGGTCCAGGGAAGAGATATGCCAGATCACACAAGAGAAAGCTATGCAGTCACAAGCCTGGGACCCAACATTTATGTGACTGGAGGTTATAGAACAGACAATATAGAAGCCCTTGATTTAATGTGGATATACAATTGTGAAGCTGATGAGTGGACTGAAGGCTGCCccatgcttcatgcaaaatactACCACTGTGCAGTTACTTTAAGTGGCTGTATCTATACTCTGGGAGGTTATCGAAAAGGGGCTCCAGCTGAAGAAGCAGAATTCTAtgatcctttaaaaaagaaatggatccCAATTGCAAACATGATTAAAG GGGTTGGAAATGCCACTGCCTGCGTCCTGAATGAAATCATCTATGTTACCGGAGGCCATTATGGTTATCGGGGAAGCTGCACTTATGATAAAATTCAAAAGTATCACTCTGATATTAATGAATGGAGCATAATCACCACCAGTCCATATCCAG AGTATGGATTGTGTTCCACTGCATTGGAAAACAAGCTGTATCTGGTGGGTGGTCAGACTACCATCACAGACTGTTATGATCCAGAACAAAATGTGTGGACTCAGAAGGCTGATATGATagaaggaaggatggagggcAGCGCAGTCATCATGAACGGATGCATCCATGTAACAGGAGGCTATTCTTCTTCCAAAGGGTCATACCTGCAGAACATCGAGAAATATGATCCTGAGAGTAATAAATGGGAAATTGTGGGGAATCTTCCTAGTGCTATGCGTTCCCATggctgtgtatgtgtatacactgTGTGTGGTAAGGAAAATACCGTTTCGGTAACAGGAACTAGAAGAAGATAA